A window from Rhizosphaericola mali encodes these proteins:
- a CDS encoding HU family DNA-binding protein, with protein MNKSELIDLLASKSGTTKTDAAKVLDAFTQSVTETLAGGDSITLIGFGTFSVSERSARDGRNPQTGETIKIKASKVAKFKAGKAVSEALNVKPKKKTKK; from the coding sequence ATGAACAAATCTGAATTAATTGATCTTTTGGCTTCTAAATCAGGTACAACTAAAACTGATGCGGCTAAAGTATTAGATGCATTTACCCAATCAGTAACCGAAACATTGGCTGGTGGTGATTCTATTACATTAATTGGCTTTGGTACTTTTAGTGTATCTGAGCGTTCAGCACGCGATGGTCGCAACCCTCAAACTGGTGAGACTATCAAAATAAAAGCTAGTAAAGTGGCTAAATTTAAAGCTGGCAAAGCCGTCAGTGAAGCTTTGAATGTAAAGCCAAAGAAAAAAACTAAGAAATAA
- a CDS encoding helix-turn-helix transcriptional regulator yields MEKLFIPTEEDFRRWIAEALESSLRKLPQILKTPMNEPEKLLNRKEVAGIFQISLVTLHQWMHQGLPFHKQGGRVYFLRSEVMHYLKDKNPKQLQNRIA; encoded by the coding sequence ATGGAAAAATTATTCATCCCCACAGAAGAAGACTTTCGACGTTGGATTGCAGAAGCATTGGAAAGCTCCTTGCGAAAACTTCCACAAATATTAAAAACGCCCATGAATGAACCAGAAAAACTACTCAATCGCAAAGAGGTGGCAGGTATTTTTCAAATCTCTTTGGTGACACTACACCAATGGATGCATCAGGGCTTGCCTTTTCACAAACAAGGCGGAAGAGTTTACTTTCTGCGCTCAGAAGTGATGCATTATTTGAAAGATAAAAATCCCAAACAATTGCAAAATCGCATTGCTTAA
- a CDS encoding vitamin K epoxide reductase family protein: MKDLFNNLISPTSNIANITYIFCHELKVTITKTTLQKELEEHPDYPSLLSISDVLKSLGVENFAIKKEIENFSEFPVPFITQLKIGHENLFSVVFNTSNNQIFFWHPIEKKKISLSYGQFNELFSGYILLAEASDMAGETDYAKHLKHEKVSQIKKIISLLSMPLLTIIACVICFVSFEISAFPAVVYTLLALAGTFIGTLLLWYEVDKYNPALQQICSRGKKTNCNAILSSTGSSIFGISWSTIGFTYFAGMLISLLVSGIYNRTNLDILIWLSVLALPYIIFSIYYQAKIAKQWCTLCLTVQAILALQFMCVFFGGYYKTFNITNIHVLNVFIVLLSFTITFLIVSILLPALRSARENKQNKNELQRLKHNPQIFNTLLIKQRSISEPSDGLGISLGHPNAKYKLIKVCNPYCGPCAKAHPAIEELLKNNPDVQVQIIFTASDDEKDIKAYPVKHLLAIAGMNNKQQTKQALDDWYLADKKNYGLFAAKYPMNGELNQQGEKVKAMRQWCNKTEIAFTPTFFLNGYLLPEQYSVTDLKYLLSV, encoded by the coding sequence ATGAAAGACCTATTTAATAACTTAATTAGTCCGACTTCCAATATAGCGAATATCACTTACATTTTTTGCCACGAGTTAAAAGTTACAATTACAAAAACGACTCTTCAAAAAGAGTTGGAGGAACATCCAGATTATCCTAGCTTATTGTCCATAAGTGATGTTTTAAAAAGTTTAGGTGTAGAAAATTTTGCAATTAAAAAAGAAATTGAAAATTTTTCAGAATTTCCTGTTCCATTTATAACGCAACTTAAGATAGGTCACGAAAATCTTTTCTCAGTTGTTTTTAATACAAGCAACAATCAGATTTTTTTTTGGCATCCAATAGAAAAGAAAAAAATAAGTTTATCTTATGGTCAATTCAATGAATTGTTTAGTGGTTATATTTTGTTGGCTGAAGCTTCTGATATGGCAGGAGAGACGGATTATGCAAAACATCTAAAACATGAGAAGGTAAGCCAAATTAAAAAGATTATTTCGCTATTGTCGATGCCTCTTTTAACAATTATAGCATGCGTTATTTGTTTTGTAAGTTTTGAGATTTCTGCATTCCCTGCTGTGGTGTACACATTGCTTGCATTAGCAGGTACTTTTATAGGGACATTATTGCTTTGGTATGAAGTGGATAAGTATAATCCCGCTCTACAACAAATTTGCTCTAGAGGAAAGAAAACGAATTGCAATGCAATCTTGAGTTCCACAGGTTCCTCTATTTTTGGCATTAGTTGGAGCACTATTGGCTTTACTTATTTCGCTGGAATGTTAATAAGTTTGCTTGTGTCGGGAATATATAACCGGACTAATTTGGATATTCTTATATGGTTGAGTGTATTAGCATTGCCTTATATTATATTCTCTATTTATTACCAAGCAAAAATTGCAAAACAATGGTGCACTTTGTGTTTAACTGTACAAGCGATTTTAGCTTTACAGTTTATGTGCGTATTTTTTGGGGGATATTACAAAACGTTTAATATTACTAATATTCATGTTTTAAATGTATTTATTGTACTACTCTCATTTACAATTACGTTTCTGATTGTAAGTATTTTATTGCCTGCTTTACGTTCTGCGAGGGAAAATAAACAAAACAAAAATGAATTACAAAGGTTAAAGCATAATCCGCAGATATTTAATACCTTACTTATTAAGCAAAGGTCAATCAGCGAGCCTTCGGATGGCTTGGGTATTAGTTTGGGACATCCTAATGCAAAATATAAATTGATTAAAGTTTGTAACCCTTATTGTGGCCCGTGTGCTAAAGCTCACCCCGCTATCGAAGAATTATTAAAAAACAATCCAGATGTTCAAGTACAAATAATATTTACAGCCTCAGATGATGAAAAGGATATTAAAGCATATCCTGTAAAACATTTGCTCGCAATAGCTGGAATGAATAATAAACAACAGACAAAACAAGCGCTTGATGATTGGTATTTGGCAGATAAAAAGAATTATGGCTTATTTGCTGCTAAATATCCAATGAACGGTGAATTAAACCAACAAGGAGAAAAAGTAAAAGCAATGAGGCAATGGTGCAACAAGACAGAGATTGCTTTTACACCTACTTTTTTTTTAAATGGTTATCTGTTACCAGAACAGTATTCAGTAACAGATTTAAAATATTTACTTTCTGTTTAA
- a CDS encoding peptidase domain-containing ABC transporter → MKFSFYKQLNTMDCGPTCLKMVAKYYGKSIPIDFLRRQMGFNKTGVTLLGISTTAEYFGFRTRGVQLTESQISEIPLPAILHWDQNHFVVLISNKRNSVRIANPAARIMDYSKDDFLSHWLSSKTNDGSKAGIALLLEPTPKFNEQEDKKEQKLSWKLIVRYLYNSKGKIGQVCVALLVSSLLQLVFPFLTQSIVDTGINTQNLQYVVIVLMAQLMLTFSQTVIDFIRSRILLRLSNLLNIQILSDFWIKLGRLPLSYYDTHHTGDTLQRIGDHRTIQSFLTGTALSTVFSTVNFVVYSIVLLMYSVELFFVFLIGSIVYFSWVQLFLRIRRKINYQTFHISSKENNATLQMIQGMQEIRLNNAERQKRWEWENIQATIFRLGFKSLNYSQWQSAGATLINQVQNIAISFIVAKLVIDGKLTLGTMLAVQYIIGQMSGPISQWVGFVQSAQDAKISMERLNEVHSLSDEESPERSYTSMLPTDKSISIEKLSFSYPGAGNENVLEQINLYIPSGKTTAIVGISGSGKTSLLKLLLKIYEQYNGDIFIGGNHSLSQEGNFDKQDESNGLRFDHINHSYWRSICGTVMQDGYIFNDTIARNISVGQENIDMERLTYSCRTANIYSFIESLPNGFYTKLGSEGTGLSQGQKQRLLIARAIYKDPQYLFFDEATNSLDANNEKEIVENLERFFKGRTVVIVAHRLSTVKNADKIVVLHKGHIVEEGTHDYLISIKGYYYELVKNQLELGN, encoded by the coding sequence ATGAAATTTTCTTTTTATAAACAACTGAATACCATGGATTGTGGTCCCACCTGTTTGAAAATGGTGGCAAAATATTATGGAAAAAGCATTCCTATCGATTTTCTCCGACGGCAAATGGGCTTCAATAAAACAGGGGTTACTTTGTTGGGAATAAGTACAACAGCTGAGTATTTTGGGTTTCGTACAAGAGGGGTTCAATTAACAGAATCACAAATAAGTGAGATTCCGTTGCCAGCAATATTGCACTGGGACCAAAACCATTTTGTTGTTCTAATATCAAATAAAAGGAATAGTGTAAGAATTGCCAACCCTGCTGCTAGGATCATGGATTATTCAAAGGATGATTTTTTATCGCATTGGTTAAGTAGTAAAACAAATGATGGCAGCAAGGCAGGTATAGCCCTTTTGCTGGAACCTACCCCTAAATTCAACGAACAGGAGGATAAAAAAGAACAAAAACTCAGTTGGAAATTAATAGTTCGATATCTATATAACAGCAAAGGAAAAATCGGACAGGTATGTGTTGCGCTTTTAGTCTCTTCCTTATTACAACTCGTCTTTCCTTTCTTAACCCAAAGCATTGTTGACACCGGAATAAATACGCAGAATCTCCAGTATGTAGTAATTGTATTGATGGCTCAGTTAATGCTAACTTTCAGTCAGACAGTCATCGACTTTATACGTAGCAGGATATTACTTCGACTTTCTAACCTACTCAACATACAAATACTATCCGATTTTTGGATCAAATTGGGACGTCTACCTTTGTCTTATTATGATACACACCATACGGGTGATACGCTTCAGCGCATTGGTGATCACAGAACCATACAAAGCTTCCTAACTGGAACTGCCTTGAGTACAGTCTTCTCAACAGTTAACTTTGTTGTCTATTCTATCGTTTTACTTATGTATAGTGTGGAGTTGTTTTTTGTTTTTTTAATAGGCAGTATTGTCTATTTTTCATGGGTACAACTGTTTTTACGAATCAGAAGAAAAATTAACTATCAAACATTTCATATCTCATCTAAGGAAAACAATGCGACCCTTCAAATGATACAAGGGATGCAGGAAATTCGTCTCAATAATGCAGAAAGACAAAAACGTTGGGAATGGGAGAATATACAGGCTACTATATTCAGACTTGGTTTTAAAAGCCTCAATTATAGTCAGTGGCAATCGGCTGGAGCTACATTGATCAATCAGGTACAAAACATTGCGATTAGTTTTATTGTAGCAAAGCTCGTCATTGATGGTAAATTGACACTGGGAACTATGTTAGCCGTCCAATACATCATTGGACAAATGAGTGGACCTATTTCTCAATGGGTTGGTTTTGTGCAATCAGCTCAGGATGCAAAAATAAGTATGGAGCGTCTTAATGAAGTACATAGTCTTTCTGATGAAGAATCTCCAGAACGAAGCTATACTTCTATGCTTCCAACTGACAAGAGTATATCTATTGAAAAATTAAGTTTTTCTTATCCTGGTGCGGGAAATGAAAATGTATTGGAACAAATTAACCTATATATCCCCTCTGGTAAAACGACTGCAATAGTTGGCATCAGTGGTAGTGGTAAAACAAGTCTACTTAAATTGCTTCTTAAGATCTACGAGCAATATAACGGTGATATTTTTATAGGAGGTAATCACTCATTAAGCCAAGAAGGTAATTTTGATAAACAAGATGAAAGTAATGGATTAAGATTCGACCATATTAATCATTCTTATTGGAGAAGTATATGTGGTACCGTCATGCAAGATGGTTATATATTTAACGATACAATAGCCCGCAATATTTCTGTCGGACAGGAAAATATAGACATGGAAAGGCTTACTTATAGTTGTAGAACGGCTAATATTTATTCTTTTATAGAATCTCTTCCGAACGGATTTTATACAAAACTGGGAAGTGAGGGTACAGGGCTCAGTCAGGGACAGAAACAACGCCTGTTAATTGCTAGAGCCATTTATAAAGATCCACAATATTTGTTTTTTGACGAAGCAACAAATTCTTTAGATGCAAACAATGAAAAAGAAATTGTAGAGAACCTGGAACGTTTTTTTAAAGGACGTACGGTCGTTATTGTTGCACACAGATTAAGCACTGTTAAAAATGCGGACAAGATTGTCGTGCTACATAAAGGTCATATTGTGGAAGAGGGGACACATGATTATCTTATTTCAATCAAAGGTTATTATTACGAGTTAGTCAAAAATCAATTGGAATTAGGTAACTAA
- a CDS encoding JAB domain-containing protein, giving the protein MKKYSTIQELENEQSHWSELQEVKLSYRNKLKASQRPKINQSEDALTLFRSVWNENEMELVESFKMLLMNNANRVLGVYHSSTGGSTGTIVDIRILLTVALKCNSCKLIVAHNHPSGNLTPSQADLKMTEKLKEAAKLMDITLLDHLILTTDSYQSFADEGLL; this is encoded by the coding sequence ATGAAAAAGTACAGCACCATCCAAGAATTAGAAAATGAACAATCTCATTGGTCAGAACTACAAGAAGTGAAGTTGTCCTATCGTAATAAACTCAAAGCATCTCAAAGACCCAAAATCAATCAGTCTGAAGATGCTTTGACCCTGTTTAGATCCGTATGGAACGAAAATGAAATGGAACTTGTAGAATCCTTTAAAATGCTTTTAATGAATAATGCCAATAGAGTGCTTGGTGTATACCATAGTTCTACTGGAGGTTCTACAGGAACTATAGTTGATATTCGCATCTTACTTACGGTAGCTTTAAAATGTAATTCCTGTAAATTGATTGTTGCGCATAACCATCCGAGTGGGAACCTTACTCCAAGCCAAGCCGATCTGAAAATGACAGAAAAATTAAAGGAGGCTGCAAAATTGATGGACATTACTTTGTTAGATCATTTGATTCTTACCACTGATAGTTATCAATCTTTTGCCGATGAAGGACTCTTATAA
- a CDS encoding relaxase/mobilization nuclease domain-containing protein: MVSKIITGKSIRGALNYNEKKVKEAEAFPLDCNGYSKSIFQLSFSEKLLTLERQVALNERIKTNCLHISLNFDPSEKLSPQKLAEVTSFYMEELGFGEQPYLVYQHIDVGHPHVHIITTNVQEDGTAISLHNIGRIKSEVARKKTELEFGLVKAEDHKNKKEEQRIKPVVAQKVIYGKGETKAAIANVVKSVMRDYRFTSLAGFNAVLKGYNVQAYRGEPRTTMFEKGGLAYSVLDRNGKRIGVPVKASDLSARPTLKNLEKVFQQKKDFTGHYYRKIREAIDKAISSNLPNLKALESELKKEQIEMVIYQNKQMVYGIAFTDHTSKVVVNGSELGRNYSAKRIQEQLGIRGLLERKQNMLDQERLSAYAKGILTQGNAANALSYIYSNGLKLEASNGKYQNLDYRLSFQDQKGNSSIGLYGKTRTYLEERNITPELCAHLNNHVQDNGIKLIQDYIHGLFAQQFETLFGHIIQDKKKSKRRINW; the protein is encoded by the coding sequence ATGGTATCAAAGATCATCACAGGAAAAAGCATCCGAGGAGCCTTAAACTACAATGAAAAGAAAGTTAAGGAAGCAGAGGCTTTTCCTTTGGACTGTAATGGTTATTCAAAATCGATTTTTCAACTTTCCTTTTCCGAGAAATTGTTGACACTGGAAAGGCAGGTAGCACTCAATGAACGGATAAAAACCAATTGCCTGCATATCAGTCTGAACTTTGATCCATCAGAAAAACTATCCCCACAAAAACTGGCAGAAGTAACTTCTTTTTATATGGAAGAATTGGGATTTGGAGAACAACCGTACCTCGTCTATCAACATATAGATGTCGGTCATCCACATGTCCACATTATAACCACCAATGTTCAAGAAGATGGAACTGCGATTTCTTTACACAATATTGGGAGAATCAAAAGTGAAGTCGCCAGAAAGAAAACCGAACTAGAGTTTGGATTGGTCAAAGCAGAAGATCACAAAAACAAAAAGGAAGAACAGCGTATAAAACCTGTAGTTGCCCAAAAAGTAATCTATGGCAAAGGAGAAACAAAAGCGGCTATTGCAAATGTAGTAAAGTCAGTTATGAGAGATTACCGCTTTACTTCACTGGCAGGATTCAATGCCGTACTCAAAGGATATAATGTGCAAGCTTACCGGGGAGAACCGAGAACGACTATGTTTGAGAAAGGTGGATTAGCCTATAGTGTACTGGATAGAAATGGAAAGCGTATTGGTGTTCCTGTGAAAGCAAGTGATCTTTCCGCAAGACCAACATTAAAGAATTTGGAAAAAGTATTTCAGCAGAAAAAAGATTTTACCGGACATTACTACCGAAAAATAAGGGAGGCTATTGACAAAGCAATAAGTAGCAACCTACCGAATTTAAAGGCATTAGAATCTGAATTAAAAAAGGAACAAATAGAAATGGTCATTTATCAAAATAAACAAATGGTCTACGGTATTGCTTTTACAGACCATACCTCAAAAGTGGTGGTCAATGGAAGTGAACTGGGTAGAAACTATTCCGCCAAGAGAATACAAGAACAATTAGGGATTAGAGGGTTGCTGGAAAGAAAACAAAACATGTTGGATCAAGAAAGATTATCTGCATATGCAAAGGGCATTCTGACTCAAGGCAATGCTGCAAATGCGCTATCCTATATCTATAGTAATGGTTTAAAATTGGAGGCATCCAACGGAAAATATCAAAACCTTGATTATCGGCTTTCATTTCAGGATCAAAAAGGTAATTCTTCCATTGGTTTATATGGGAAAACAAGAACCTATCTTGAAGAGCGTAACATCACGCCCGAACTATGTGCGCATCTGAATAATCATGTACAAGATAATGGAATAAAACTAATACAAGATTACATTCATGGGTTATTTGCTCAACAATTTGAAACTTTATTCGGACATATCATACAAGATAAAAAGAAATCTAAACGGCGGATTAATTGGTAA
- a CDS encoding HlyD family secretion protein, whose translation MPNKDIDNIETRLDDIASGRCNSEIEINQKESIVIRSEEAQEIIDHKSGPLERWALWIFLCILLLLLTTSGFILYPDILQVRTTLTSLDGPKEIVPNQSGRITQLFVTNGQTIRKGATLAYIESVADIDQMLSLFKRVEKANQLLTDNKLGDISSLFLQPYDQLGEDQSAYQTFMTALQQFNDYYVNGFYDRKKTMLEQDLGALKKMNNALGQQRQIEEQDNELAQENYKMNKKLFDAKIISAEEYRQDQSQLLSKQMALPQTNSSIFSNQNEQREKLKDLEQLDHDVIQQRITMEQALQTLKSALDTWIKQYVLIAPVDGTVYFSKPIQKNQYLQSGKTIGYIATDNNKLFTELYLPQNNLGKADTGMEVQLRFDAYPYQEKGIVKGKLIYISRVVSDSGYLGIVRLNNGLLTSQHQILPYKDGLKADALIITKNMSLLNRLYYNITKATSLNK comes from the coding sequence ATGCCAAACAAGGATATTGACAATATAGAAACAAGATTAGACGATATAGCAAGCGGACGATGTAATTCTGAAATAGAAATAAATCAAAAAGAATCTATTGTCATTAGATCCGAAGAAGCACAAGAAATAATCGATCATAAAAGTGGCCCTTTAGAAAGATGGGCGCTATGGATATTTTTATGTATATTATTACTTTTACTAACAACTTCTGGGTTTATTCTCTATCCTGATATCCTTCAAGTAAGAACTACACTCACCTCATTGGATGGCCCTAAAGAAATCGTACCAAATCAGTCAGGAAGAATTACTCAACTCTTTGTAACAAATGGGCAAACAATAAGAAAAGGAGCAACATTAGCTTACATAGAAAGTGTTGCAGATATCGATCAAATGTTGTCCCTATTTAAACGGGTAGAAAAAGCTAATCAATTACTAACAGATAATAAGCTCGGAGATATTTCTTCATTATTTCTACAGCCCTATGATCAATTAGGTGAAGATCAAAGCGCTTATCAAACCTTTATGACTGCCTTACAACAATTCAATGACTATTACGTCAACGGCTTTTATGATAGAAAAAAAACAATGTTAGAACAAGATCTGGGTGCATTAAAGAAAATGAATAATGCGCTTGGACAACAACGTCAAATTGAAGAACAGGATAATGAGCTTGCGCAGGAGAATTATAAAATGAACAAAAAACTCTTTGATGCTAAAATTATATCTGCTGAAGAATATCGACAAGATCAAAGTCAATTGCTAAGTAAGCAAATGGCACTACCACAAACGAATTCTAGCATATTTTCTAATCAAAATGAACAACGTGAAAAACTAAAAGATCTCGAACAGCTGGATCATGATGTAATACAACAGCGTATAACAATGGAGCAAGCACTACAAACACTAAAAAGTGCGTTAGATACCTGGATAAAGCAATATGTACTTATTGCTCCAGTGGATGGTACTGTATATTTTTCAAAACCCATACAAAAAAATCAATACCTACAATCAGGTAAAACAATCGGTTATATAGCTACTGATAACAATAAACTCTTTACAGAATTATATTTACCTCAAAATAATTTAGGAAAGGCCGATACTGGTATGGAAGTACAGTTGCGCTTTGATGCATATCCATATCAAGAAAAGGGAATAGTAAAAGGCAAGCTTATATATATATCGAGAGTAGTATCGGATAGTGGCTACCTCGGAATTGTAAGACTCAATAATGGCTTACTTACAAGTCAACATCAAATCCTTCCATACAAGGACGGACTTAAGGCGGATGCATTAATTATAACAAAGAATATGAGCTTATTGAACAGACTATATTATAATATTACAAAAGCAACGAGTCTCAATAAATGA
- a CDS encoding TolC family protein, protein MLRTQNYIGWSCIIIFFLCLSLQGKAQKTWTLDDCIDYAYEHNIYINSAKMQVLTMENTYKQSRNNRFPTLSYSSSLASQFGRSIDPTTNSYTNTHITYNSMGFSSGITLFNWFSVKNTIKCNSKNVEVANLETERLKNDLKLNIAAAYLQVLLAEKQLEISQQQIDLTLQQLDITSKQVEYGKKPKSDRLQIVGELSSDSTTYFNQLSAIQQAKLQVMLLLNIDPQDGFEINKADTVVENQLPILEEPEYIYEIAKIKQPLQKEDKLKLEALGYQKAISKASFYPTLSANATISSNYSNAYTNSYGNPYSYFNQLFNINLYQYVGLSLSIPIFNNKTAYYNYKNICVQIKTQQLQNEGDNQQLKQDIYNAYNTAHTNLSVYMSTKRTLNATQEGYMMSQKRFEIGKSTLSDYLTALNTLYQAKTNYINAYYNYIFSFKILAFYKV, encoded by the coding sequence ATGCTTAGAACACAAAATTATATAGGATGGAGCTGTATTATAATTTTTTTCTTGTGTCTTTCATTACAAGGAAAGGCTCAAAAAACATGGACGTTAGACGATTGTATCGACTATGCTTACGAACATAATATATACATTAATTCTGCTAAAATGCAGGTGTTGACGATGGAAAACACCTATAAGCAATCACGTAATAATCGATTTCCAACACTTAGCTATTCTTCATCACTCGCCTCACAATTTGGTCGTTCAATTGATCCTACTACAAATTCTTATACGAATACTCATATTACCTATAACAGTATGGGATTCTCATCTGGTATAACACTCTTTAACTGGTTCTCGGTTAAAAATACGATTAAGTGTAATAGTAAAAATGTGGAGGTAGCAAATCTGGAGACTGAAAGACTCAAAAATGATTTGAAGCTTAATATTGCAGCAGCCTATTTACAAGTTTTACTTGCAGAAAAACAATTAGAAATCTCCCAACAGCAGATTGACCTTACATTACAGCAACTTGACATAACAAGTAAACAGGTAGAATATGGGAAAAAACCCAAAAGTGACCGCCTACAAATCGTCGGAGAACTATCATCGGATAGTACTACTTATTTTAATCAATTATCAGCAATACAACAAGCCAAATTACAAGTCATGCTTTTATTGAATATAGATCCTCAAGATGGCTTTGAAATAAATAAAGCAGATACCGTTGTAGAAAATCAACTGCCTATATTAGAAGAACCTGAATATATATATGAAATCGCTAAAATAAAACAACCCCTTCAAAAAGAAGATAAACTAAAATTAGAAGCATTGGGTTATCAAAAGGCTATATCAAAGGCTAGTTTTTACCCTACACTATCAGCTAATGCTACGATATCTTCTAATTACTCAAATGCATATACAAATAGTTATGGAAACCCCTATAGTTATTTTAACCAGCTATTCAATATTAACTTATATCAATATGTCGGTCTTTCATTGAGCATCCCAATTTTTAATAATAAGACGGCCTATTACAATTATAAAAATATCTGTGTACAAATAAAAACACAACAACTTCAAAACGAAGGAGACAATCAACAACTCAAACAAGATATTTATAATGCATATAATACGGCACACACAAATTTATCCGTTTATATGTCAACTAAGAGGACGCTGAATGCAACACAAGAAGGTTATATGATGTCACAAAAAAGATTTGAGATAGGCAAGTCGACTTTATCAGATTATTTAACTGCACTAAATACTTTATATCAAGCAAAAACAAATTATATTAACGCCTATTATAACTATATCTTTTCGTTCAAAATATTGGCGTTTTATAAAGTTTAA
- a CDS encoding TetR/AcrR family transcriptional regulator translates to MMDRKEVSGTLRNKERSKLKFLDAVGKILKTKGFSALKINNIASEAGVDKKMIYTYFGGLDGLVDTYIRSQDYWINVPSSNILVDSHDGGKTLLKEMLCKQFLYVSKNEELQKLLLWGLSEERSALRKMTDLQEENGEKLFRSIFDPQFGKNAKMFRAITAILVSGLYYLDLYASVNGSHFSGVDMQSDEGRILVEDALSFLIDKTYEHLQ, encoded by the coding sequence ATGATGGATAGAAAAGAAGTTTCCGGAACCCTGCGTAACAAGGAACGTAGCAAATTAAAATTTTTAGACGCTGTAGGGAAGATATTGAAAACCAAAGGTTTTTCAGCGTTGAAAATCAACAATATTGCCAGTGAAGCAGGTGTGGATAAAAAGATGATTTATACTTATTTTGGAGGCCTGGACGGTTTGGTGGATACATACATACGCTCTCAAGACTATTGGATTAATGTACCGTCTAGCAATATACTTGTCGACTCACACGATGGAGGAAAAACTTTGTTGAAGGAAATGCTATGTAAGCAATTTTTGTATGTTAGTAAAAATGAAGAACTACAAAAATTATTGCTTTGGGGACTATCGGAAGAGCGATCTGCGCTTCGAAAAATGACCGATCTGCAGGAAGAAAATGGCGAAAAACTGTTTAGATCCATTTTTGATCCACAATTTGGAAAAAATGCCAAAATGTTTCGGGCGATAACGGCTATACTTGTTTCAGGTTTGTATTATCTGGACCTTTATGCTTCGGTAAACGGTAGTCATTTTTCTGGAGTAGACATGCAATCAGATGAAGGACGCATACTAGTAGAAGATGCCTTGTCTTTTTTGATCGACAAAACTTATGAACACTTGCAGTAA
- a CDS encoding plasmid mobilization protein — MEAHNPNRIHRINFRLTEAEHQKILASWQKSSDHKLSDYGRKLLLGKPVTFFIRDRSLDLFTAEMARLRKELKALGNNFNQIVRRINGLKELPRYEFWLQDAKRKQEILLEITKDIQQQINKNASIWYQRSSQEKASEEP, encoded by the coding sequence ATGGAAGCTCATAATCCAAACCGAATCCACCGGATAAATTTTCGATTGACAGAAGCAGAACACCAAAAGATATTAGCCTCCTGGCAAAAAAGCTCCGACCATAAACTCAGCGATTATGGAAGAAAACTATTGTTGGGCAAACCCGTGACCTTTTTTATACGGGATCGATCATTGGATCTTTTCACCGCAGAAATGGCCAGACTCCGAAAAGAACTGAAAGCTCTTGGCAATAATTTCAACCAGATCGTCCGACGCATCAACGGGCTGAAAGAATTACCCAGATATGAATTTTGGTTACAGGATGCCAAGAGAAAACAGGAAATACTATTGGAAATTACCAAAGACATTCAGCAACAAATCAATAAAAATGCTTCGATATGGTATCAAAGATCATCACAGGAAAAAGCATCCGAGGAGCCTTAA